The Glycine max cultivar Williams 82 chromosome 17, Glycine_max_v4.0, whole genome shotgun sequence genome contains the following window.
TAATGaatatcataacttttcacttggtaACACTTAATATTAACTCctctaaaaaaaacacttaatattaatttataatgaaaGATGTTGAGTCCTTGGACCAAAAGTAAAGAGGTAAATCGTGGATGAAATTCAGTTTacgttttaaaaattaatcggTACAGTTAACACTTTTTTTCGTTCATGTCGATGATTTTAGTTAGGTAGGTCCATTTCCTAATATGAGATTTGTGCTATTAATCAACTTATTCAGATCTTAATCAAGAATGCAATTAATCTCCAACCAAACAAAGTGCACCAGTCATTAATACGATAGAAATCAAACAATCAGGCCAactttttcaaaagattttatcgCAAAAGCTTGCCATATTTGTTGTTTTGGTAGACAAAACAAAACACCAATCAATTAAAGCATTATCTGATGTACCAGTTGCATCCTACCTCACAAACTAACGTTTCATCATACAACATTCCTACAACTTTAATCATTTCTCTTATCTTATTTCTTGGAGAAAATTAATTTCTCCTATCTTCTTGTCACACCTGCGCAATCCAAGATCTCtaccggaaaaaaaaaaagaaaaagaaatgaaagagtTTTGAGTTTATCAATAAAGGAGTACTTTGCATGCCcataatcataatcatgcaTTAGGTGTCCCTCTAAAGGCCGGAATTAATCCAAATTATATGATTCAATTGTCttgtttaaattaaagttgcaccagattttttttttcggttCCTCCACATATGAATCAAATATGATCAAATTGTTTTTCAAggaaataaattatcattttttattaaaatgaattagattaattataataaataataaatatttgttatatttgattacttgttaatttttattggttATGTGTAAGGATGAGATGTTAGGTTTGTGCCCAAGAATATCTCTTAACAATTTGTTTGAACCAAAGCTTTcagaaagaaatttaatttttaaatgcatttacaatatattatatactaaAGTAATTTGGTTAGATATTAAATTTGTggcttttttttaatcaagacattctcgatttttttttatcttttattctttaGACGTGTATTTCACGTATTATTTCTACTAGTAGTAAAAAGAactcaataatatataatagagtgtattaaaaaaatgttagaaaatgtaTCACTGATAATActcttttaatcattttattacaTTATCCTTTGTCTAACATTTCTAATAAAAactaatgaagaaattaaagtttgccgataaaataaaaaacattaccaTAAATGCACATGCAGTGGTAATTTGATGGCAAGATAGAGGACATGAAAGGAAATTGAGAGTGGTCATGCTGAGGCAGAAAGTACGTGTAGGATTTAAAATGTCGAGCCATCACGTGGAAACCATGTGATCCGTGGGGACTTGGGACTACAAAATGCCCAGTTATGTGTGATATACAGTATAGTAATAGTACACTCTATTTTTCCCAAATTACATTCAGATTTGTAATGTCAATGCCATAAGGCACCCACCTTAACCGGCCAATATGTACCTGAACCTGCTGTAGCTCTTTTGTTTATTACTAAGTTATGATCTGAATTGAAAAGTTGAAATCAAACAAACCCCACACAATATCTTTGCAGCACCAAgttataaattgaaatttacaaaaaatctcataataatattagtttgaaattattcccgtcaaaaacaaaataaagaatacaAATCTTTTGATTAAGAAATACAAAACACAATCATTTATTTCAACCATTGTTTAAtagtaatgtaaaaaatttatataattaaccaataaaaaaattgtcatatataataagtaatttaattgatttttttaattattatcttaaaagtcatctttaatatagtttttaattagtttacaatgtaaaatttattttcacggtttgtgcatataaattaaatttattattatttttactaattttatcctttttaaaatattttttattttattatgatcaGTTTGATCCATGACCCTAAGGAGGCAACTAGCTAAATTCTCAGTAGCCCTACCACAGAAGCTATTTTGGATGTTAATTATTTGGTTGTTTGGATGAGTACCAATCAAGGATGGGATTGAAGTCTTGGTGGCATGTACATTATGTACTTCCAGTAGAAGCCATACTCAGTATTCTGATGATATATATGGGTCGAgtcattattatattaaaacacTGTGTGGAAGGGAAAACCCTCTAATTCAACTCTTacaagaaaataacattattataatttctcatacatattaattttctgttttcaaatgctcaaatattttaaaagaaaattgtatAATATTGTTGTGGTAGGCCTccagaaacaaaaagaaaaaaacatcgCGGGGATAATTATGAAATCCTTAAAATGGTCTATGCATATAGCAGATTTTCctttgtcaaaaaataaaataaaatccaggTCTATGCATGTAGCAAAAATATGCAAATCTTATCATTTTTACATTACTGTTTATTAGTATGCTTGGATAACCGGTTGTTTGCATGCAGCAAACGTAAGTTACAAGAAGCAACTCCTATACTTTTGCCTCAGATGTAAGTTAGGAGGTCCTTGAACTGGTTTTCAAACATGCACtatatttgattataaatgTTCTGACCGTAACCATTTAAAACTTTCTTAGCTGTGTTGCATTTGTTTTCTTGGAAATATGAATGCCTAAAGTAAGTTCTTGGACCGTGTAGCAATTGCGAGAAGCAATGCAGCTGGTACATCAACATGTTTCCTTTAACGACAACTTTGGACCCTGGAGCATGTGTAAGAGAGTAAAACatcatttttgtctttaaaaaattCGTAGTtgattaccatttttttttgttcttgaaagatgaaaaggtcaatattaatcaattcaGTCGTCTTTTGACATATATAAGAACTAAATTGATCCACATTTTAATCttaagtaagaaaaataaaatagtagttTTCATCATTCAGGAATGACTAATCTTTCAGTTCATGAGTGAAAAATGGTATTTCACTAAGGAAGCAAAATTCCTACAATGCATGCTCTAACCCATTGGGATGGCAAATGGATAAAGGttagataagatattagatattCATCTTCATAATcgtatctgaaaaaaaaaaaaaaagtcttcatCTCTGACTCTATCTCCAAATTCATATATActcaattaacaaatttaacctTTTATTCTTGTACCTTTTGAGTACTTAAATACGTGCCCAAGCATTAGGCATCTGTGACAATCAGATTTCCTTATAGCAGGTTCTTGTTTTTtacgacaacaacaacaacgccttatcccactaggtggggtcggctacatgaatcaacttccgccataatgttctatcaagtaccatgcttctatccaaaccattaatttcaaaatccttttttataacctctcttataatctttttgggtcttcctttGCCTCAAATTGTTTTAATACCAAAACAAATTACTACATATAAAAAtggcaaaaaaatattcaataaaaaatacacttaactgtatttaaaaaaattcaaagatacGTCAAACCTTAgttataaaaatgataacaaaacTTAACCCAATTAATGCCTAACATAATAAAGGAATTAACTACAATACATATCGTAACGTTTTAacactaaaaaaacaataagcAACATGAACCAAACTATTCATAAACAACATGAATAATATATCTTTGTTGCtgaatgtttttataaatttgtataaaaatatataaaaaattatattaaattatattgtgtCGGTATGGGACAGACGGATATATATTAAAGTATCCAAAACCTGCAATCATTCCTACTGTTTTCTCTATTTGAATAAATACTTGAACCCAAACTCATCTTATATATGGGGCAAGCAATTTCCTTTTCCAATGTGCATAATTATTTGAAGTACCGATCAAGTCCAAATTCAATTGTCATCTCTAGCTTCCTTCCTATGGGTACTTAGCAACATATTCATGAACACATTTGGCTCAGTTTCAAACCTCTATAACAAGCACCACCAAGGACTCCAACATCACCGGGGTTTAAAGTTCTTGGTCCCTCTCTCATAATCATCCTTTGATGTTCAAATTCCCAATCCCTTTGTATGACCTTTTTTTATCCTACTTGCTCGAAAAATCATGGGAATCCAATCTAAAATTTGATGCCTTAAGATTTGATTCACTCGGCTATTTCCAATTATCCATGGCCAATTGCTGGGATAGTAGAAAggacaaaatttaaatacaatttcAGAAGTACTTTTAATATTGTTCTTTAATAGTAAGAATTAGAGTTTCACATATGTAATCTATGTTGAAATTTAATGGAAACTTTTATTATACAGATGAACAAAGTAAAACTTAATTTTGATTGaagaaaagtattaaaaataacattggtaaaaaaaattaaaaatacctaTGAAACTGCATTTAAGTTTTATCCTTGTAGAAACTAACTGCAAGTCTTTGGCTATCCAACACAATACGCTAAGGCAGATATTGGAAAGCCTTTGCCAACAAGTATGTTTTGGCTGGGTTTCCATTATGGTATATTTGGTTGGTGTTGTggagttttttttaatgcagAGTTCAGCAAAAATGAATTCACTGCGCACAACAATTCCTTGGCGTTTAGTGGCATTTGATTACACTACTTATGGATGGTTGGTGTCAGTGATAAGCATTGTGAACTGTGATTACTTGTTATGTGCCTCTTGGTAAAGAGGGTGGAAGACAACTCCCAAACGTTTAGAACTTAAGATTAATATGCCTCCAAGATGTTCACTGTCATGTAAATTGTTTACATTGCATCAGTTTACTTTTGTAGTTGCAAAATTTGCCAAAGTATCAAGACAGTAGTTTTCTTTAAATGCCAACTTCATATCATTATACATGTGCGGATGTGTCAcctctaaaagaaaaaagaatcgtgggaaataaataaatgtcatcttttgtttattttttaaaaaaataaataaataaataaatccttCTGCTATGAAACAACAATGATCATCATTAACTGAAAAGTACGTGGTTATGACTCAAACCCCATGCAATGCTTGAATTGTatagattataattataatatgcaCATATCCGGGTGCTAAAGTTCAAAAATAGAGGTCTAGCATATAGAAAATAATCATGCTGAAATTGTTGGTAAATAGTTGCAACTTCCGGTGCCATTGAATTAGGATATATTACATCGAGATCTTTCAAGTTAGCTGAGTACTCCCTCCATCCTAAGATGCTTTATGTTTAAGGTTTTTTTAATAcagattaagaaaataaatattataattgagTTAGTATTTATTAGGAAACAATTTTACTATAATatccttattttctttcttaatttcaataaatatattatcaaatttttttaagacaagagtatttattagagataaaattaagataaatattcaaatatctCATTGAAAAGTGAACACATCaatcaattatatttgttttttccaaagattaaaacaattattttgagACGAGAGAGTATTACATTTAggataataaatttttgaagACCATATTCATAACCAAACATAAAGCACAGCAGCACACCACACATACAATACCTCCCCcatagaatttttttctttttttcttttcataatcaGCACAACCACCTAACATGGTAAAAACTAACACATTACGAAATAGCCACCAGCTTAGTCCAGACTGCTTCATCAGAAAGAATTAGGTTCATATCCTAAAAGATTACCAAATCGTGTAAACGCAAATTACACTTCCTTCTTTCTCCTCTCCTATTTTGGTATTTACAAGAACCAATCCTGAGTGCATGAGTAATATTTTACAAGAATTGAACTCTCGCATATAACAAGATCAACAGAAGAATCTACAAATATAAcctaaaaagtgtaaaaaaacaATAGCTTACAAGAGTTTCTCCTACCATTTCACATCCAGTGTAAGAGGCTCCGGAAGAAAAAACACTGGTCTCAACTTTGTGTATGACATATTGGACATCAAATTCGCCCAGGAAACTGAAACTGATTCGATAAAAGGTCTTACTTCCTTGATTAAAAGAGGCTTGAGCTTGTTTTCCTCAACTCTGGCCAATATCTCAAACCAGAACCTTTCAAAACCGGGCCTTGTTCTCCAATCAGGAATCGTACGATTAAGAGTGGCATTATTACTTATGTCCCTTTCTAATTCTAAGGGGAACTTTACAACAGCTGATGCTTTAATATTTGCTTTAAGAAGGCCAAAAAGCTGATCTTTAAGTATCTTATGGTCAAGAAAACTCCTCAAAACTTTCTCCAACAAACTTAATCTCAAACTTAAGGAATCAATGGGGCATGCTCGCTTTCTAAACACATGGCCATGGTAACATTTTTCTGGAAGCAGCTCAATAGCATCCTCTGAAATCAATGTAGTTGCTATTTGTGCATAAGCGTTTCGAGCTCTATAGGCAACCAAAGATGCAGACCCTGATATGCGTATGGGAATCAGGGCCATGCAAGTTGATCGCATAAAGGGCCAAAGGTCACTCTTCCCTTCACTACACATGGCACTTCCATTCATTTGTAGATCAAGATCAGACGAGTAAAAAAGAGATATTTCTTGTGCTCTTCTTACTTCTACTGTAATACCCTCACCAACAAGTATGTGTTTCAAACCAGTGTACGAAACATTCATCTGCCAGGCAGAGTCAGAACTCAGAATTTATCGAAATATCAAGACTGCTAGTTATCCACAATAATTAACTTGGATATATCATAGATTGCTTggacgaaaaaaaaaatagctacAGAGGAAAGATGTTTATGTTAGCAAtcaaaaaaatgaagtaaagcTTAAGGCTACAGAAAAAACACATAAGAAATAACAAATTGTCCAGTGTCATCAACACAACAGTTATTGTTATATAACACTTGATCTTTTATAGATAGTGTGTGTTTGGATCAATGTCCTTAATCCCCATTGCACTTCAAATTCACGTCAAAACAAGAAAATGACACTGAAGAAAGCCCACAGAGCTTCAGATGGACACATGTCACGGAGCACAGTATGTGCAACCAAACATGTGGATAGTGAATCCATTAGAAGTGAAAGGAGTAAATCTTGACCAGATATCCACCATACTTGGATGGTCATTGTTGATTATACAGTTGACAATTTGACATTCACTCATCTTGGCTGATACTCTCTTGCAAGATATATCCAATCACAGATGATCATGTATGAAAAGTTTGTCCACTTTTAAtatcaagaaaaaaacatatgtaCCAACTGggtaaaacaatttttaacactatcattcaatcacaaaaaCACTATGTAAggtaagtttgttaatttttacaatatttatcTTAAAGTCATATTAAAAGTGATTTCCGATTGatttaatagtataaaaattttACACAGACCATGTATAGCCATTAAGCTCTTTCATTTACGtacctaatattttttattgattgatgatagtacatacaaattaaactctctttctctctatgtATAAGAGTTCCTGCCATCAAATTAACATCTATATGAAAAGAAAGTGAACAAACTACAAATTTTAAAGGAACCTTCAAGTCCTAGCATACAAAGATCTAAGTTttataagggaaaaaaaaacatgacagAATCTTAAGAGGAATGGAAAAAATAGCTTACGGGGAGGGATAGCGATAGGTTGTGAAGAGCATCGACCCGCAACGCAAAGGGACCTTCCAATTTGAGGGTATGAAGGAGTGGGAAGGAACCGAGCCGGTGAACGAGAGGGGGTAAATCGGTAAATGGCGTTCTGAACTTGTTCCACGTGGCAACTTGGTCTACGAATTTGAGGGTGAAGTTATCATTATTATCGGTGCCGAATCTGATTCGGAACTCGTAGCTGAGGGAGGTGCCGAACATAACCTTTCCGACATCGAACTTGGTTACTCTCACGTCGTCGTTATTG
Protein-coding sequences here:
- the LOC100804093 gene encoding uncharacterized protein — encoded protein: MTPYRFLLSFFIFLLQFIAFASSSTHSNLTHILQDVLKAVSAKQKWDSSNNDDVRVTKFDVGKVMFGTSLSYEFRIRFGTDNNDNFTLKFVDQVATWNKFRTPFTDLPPLVHRLGSFPLLHTLKLEGPFALRVDALHNLSLSLPMNVSYTGLKHILVGEGITVEVRRAQEISLFYSSDLDLQMNGSAMCSEGKSDLWPFMRSTCMALIPIRISGSASLVAYRARNAYAQIATTLISEDAIELLPEKCYHGHVFRKRACPIDSLSLRLSLLEKVLRSFLDHKILKDQLFGLLKANIKASAVVKFPLELERDISNNATLNRTIPDWRTRPGFERFWFEILARVEENKLKPLLIKEVRPFIESVSVSWANLMSNMSYTKLRPVFFLPEPLTLDVKW